In the genome of Neodiprion pinetum isolate iyNeoPine1 chromosome 2, iyNeoPine1.2, whole genome shotgun sequence, one region contains:
- the LOC124212335 gene encoding UNC93-like protein MFSD11: MRLLFCKFSFPCALKLRLFKMSFDTRLFNVIVLSCGFMLTFTAFQTMGNIEKTILDSIKEDDKTFTADGYTSLAIIYAVFATCNWLAPSFISVTGPRTAMLTGSCCYVAFIASFLLAQTELLYVVSALVGLGAALIWTGQGMYLTQNSDPDTMSRNAGLFWAIFQCSMFMGNIFVYFMFSGSTIVASTRNMVFWVLTSLALIGTVVLATLRKAPKMMEIGEAEGVSSADKELHIPEPAKDKPLMAAWHALRDSFRLFITWKMMLLSITFFYAGLVLTFYSGVYSASIGFTQSMGSESKKLVGLSGIFIGVGEVVAGALFGILASKTVRFGRDPIVIVGFIVHMFAFCTIFLNLPDDSPFQTTAESGFISASPTLAMIGSLALGFGDACFNTQVYALLGVLYAKDSAPAFALFKFTQSVAAAISFSYSSHIGLYIQLGILVCFLVLGTLTFCIVEFALRRQKKEQRSESDPALVDVSGPDP, from the exons ATGAGATTGTTATTTTGCAAGTTTTCCTTTCCTTGCGCTTTAAAGTTAAGATTATTCAAAATGAGTTTCGATACTCGTCTCTTCAACGTGATAGTATTAAGCTGTGGTTTCATGTTGACTTTTACCGCATTCCAAACTATGGGAAACATCGAG AAAACGATATTGGACAGTATAAAAGAGGACGATAAGACCTTCACGGCGGACGGTTACACGAGCCTGGCAATAATATACGCTGTGTTCGCAACCTGCAACTGGTTGGCGCCATCGTTCATATCCGTGACGGGTCCTCGAACGGCGATGCTTACGGGAAGCTGTTGCTACGTGGCGTTCATCGCCTCGTTCCTGTTGGCCCAGACCGAGCTTCTCTACGTGGTATCGGCGCTAGTGGGTCTAGGAGCAGCGCTGATATGGACGGGTCAAGGGATGTATCTGACGCAGAACAGCGACCCAGACACAATGTCGAGAAACGCGGGTCTCTTCTGGGCGATATTCCAGTGTTCGATGTTCATGGGTAACATCTTCGTCTACTTCATGTTTTCGGGATCTACGATCGTAGCCTCGACACGAAACATGGTATTCTGGGTGCTGACGAGTCTGGCACTGATCGGTACGGTGGTCCTGGCGACCCTGCGAAAGGCCCCGAAGATGATGGAGATCGGAGAAGCCGAGGGAGTATCGAGCGCCGACAAAGAGCTGCACATACCGGAACCAGCGAAGGATAAACCGCTGATGGCAGCCTGGCACGCGCTGAGGGATTCCTTCCGGCTTTTCATCACCTGGAAGATGATGCTCCTGTCGATAACATTCTTCTACGCGGGTCTGGTCCTCACATTTTACTCCGGGGTCTACTCGGCCAGTATCGGTTTCACCCAGTCGATGGGTTCGGAATCCAAGAAGCTGGTTGgactctcggggatcttcatCGGGGTCGGCGAAGTCGTAGCTGGTGCTCTCTTCGGGATCCTGGCATCGAAGACGGTGCGATTCGGACGCGATCCGATCGTTATCGTCGGTTTCATCGTCCACATGTTCGCCTTCTGCACGATATTCTTAAACCTTCCGGACGACTCGCCCTTCCAGACAACCGCGGAATCGGGCTTCATCTCGGCGTCGCCGACCCTGGCGATGATCGGGTCGCTTGCCCTCGGCTTCGGCGACGCCTGCTTCAACACCCAGGTATACGCACTCCTCGGTGTTCTCTACGCGAAAGACAGCGCACCGGCCTTTGCCCTCTTCAAGTTCACACAGTCGGTAGCAGCGGCGATCAGCTTTTCCTACAGTAGCCACATCGGCCTGTACATTCAGCTCGGCATTCTAGTCTGTTTTC